In a single window of the Streptomyces sp. NBC_00285 genome:
- the kdpB gene encoding potassium-transporting ATPase subunit KdpB, which produces MTADIKKQEDSMSTVTPTRAPHSDVPTGHKEEGRVGAGLFDPKQLLKSLPDAVRKLDPRVMVKSPVMFVVLVGSVLTTVFSFKDPGDWFGWAISAWLWLTVVFANLAEAVAEGRGKAQADTLRKAKTDTVARRLSKDGTSEEQVPGTELTIGDLVVCEAGDIIPGDGDVVEGVASVDESAITGESAPVIRESGGDRSAVTGGTKVLSDRIVIKITTKPGETFIDRMIALVEGAARQKTPNEIALNILLASLTIVFLLAVATLPPFANYAGTHLTMVVLVALLVCLIPTTIGALLSAIGIAGMDRLVQRNVLAMSGRAVEAAGDVSTLLLDKTGTITLGNRQASEFVPVTGTTEAEVADAAQLSSLADETPEGRSIVVLAKEKYGLRERHQGELAQAEWIAFTAQTRMSGVDLTENGAARKVRKGAAGSVIAWVREEGGEVSGDADTLSNRISEAGGTPLLVAVEDTAGARILGVIHLKDVVKEGMRERFDELRRMGIKTVMITGDNPLTAKAIADEAGVDDFLAEATPEDKMALIKREQAGGKLVAMTGDGTNDAPALAQADVGVAMNTGTSAAKEAGNMVDLDSNPTKLIEIVEIGKQLLITRGALTTFSIANDVAKYFAIIPALFAAVYPGLDKLNIMGLSSPDSAILSAVIFNALIIIALVPLALRGVQYRPMSADKMLRRNLGIYGIGGLIAPFIGIKIIDLLISLIPGIG; this is translated from the coding sequence TCGACCCGAAGCAGCTGCTGAAGTCGCTTCCGGACGCCGTCCGCAAGCTCGACCCGCGGGTGATGGTCAAGTCCCCTGTGATGTTCGTGGTGTTGGTCGGCTCGGTGCTGACGACGGTGTTCTCCTTCAAGGACCCGGGCGACTGGTTCGGGTGGGCGATCAGCGCCTGGCTGTGGCTGACGGTGGTCTTCGCGAACCTGGCGGAGGCGGTGGCCGAGGGCCGTGGCAAGGCGCAGGCGGACACCCTGCGCAAGGCCAAGACCGACACGGTGGCGCGGAGGCTGTCCAAAGACGGCACGAGCGAGGAGCAGGTGCCCGGCACCGAGCTGACCATCGGCGACCTGGTCGTCTGCGAGGCAGGAGACATCATTCCCGGCGACGGTGACGTCGTCGAGGGCGTGGCGTCCGTGGACGAGTCCGCGATCACGGGCGAGTCGGCGCCGGTCATCCGCGAGTCCGGTGGCGACCGCAGTGCCGTCACCGGGGGCACGAAGGTCCTCTCCGACCGCATCGTCATCAAGATCACGACGAAGCCCGGCGAGACCTTCATCGACCGCATGATCGCCCTGGTCGAGGGCGCGGCCCGACAGAAGACGCCGAACGAGATCGCGCTGAACATCCTGCTTGCGTCCCTCACCATCGTCTTCCTGCTCGCGGTGGCGACCCTGCCGCCGTTCGCGAACTACGCGGGCACGCACCTCACGATGGTCGTGCTGGTGGCTCTGCTCGTCTGTCTCATCCCGACCACGATCGGCGCGCTGCTCTCCGCGATCGGCATCGCTGGCATGGACCGGCTGGTGCAGCGCAACGTACTGGCCATGTCCGGCCGGGCGGTCGAGGCGGCGGGCGATGTGTCGACCCTGTTGCTGGACAAGACCGGCACTATCACGCTCGGCAACCGTCAGGCGTCGGAGTTTGTGCCGGTGACGGGTACGACGGAGGCCGAGGTGGCCGATGCCGCCCAGCTCTCCTCGCTGGCCGATGAGACGCCCGAGGGCCGCTCGATCGTCGTCCTGGCGAAGGAGAAGTACGGCCTGCGCGAGCGTCACCAGGGCGAGCTGGCGCAGGCTGAGTGGATCGCCTTCACTGCCCAGACCCGCATGTCGGGCGTGGACCTCACCGAGAACGGCGCCGCTCGCAAGGTGCGCAAGGGCGCGGCCGGTTCGGTCATCGCCTGGGTGCGGGAGGAGGGCGGCGAGGTGTCCGGCGACGCCGACACCCTGTCCAACCGGATTTCTGAGGCGGGCGGCACACCGCTGCTCGTCGCCGTCGAAGACACCGCCGGTGCTCGCATCCTGGGGGTAATCCACCTCAAGGATGTCGTCAAGGAAGGCATGCGGGAGCGGTTCGACGAGCTGCGCCGCATGGGCATCAAGACCGTCATGATCACGGGCGACAACCCGCTGACGGCCAAGGCGATCGCGGACGAGGCAGGTGTCGACGACTTCCTCGCGGAGGCCACTCCCGAGGACAAGATGGCGCTCATCAAGCGGGAGCAGGCGGGCGGCAAGCTCGTCGCGATGACGGGTGACGGCACGAACGACGCGCCGGCGCTCGCGCAGGCGGACGTCGGGGTGGCGATGAACACGGGTACGTCGGCCGCGAAGGAAGCCGGCAACATGGTCGACCTCGACTCCAACCCGACGAAGCTCATCGAGATCGTCGAGATCGGCAAGCAACTGCTCATCACCAGGGGTGCGTTGACGACGTTCTCGATCGCCAACGACGTGGCGAAGTACTTCGCGATCATCCCGGCGCTGTTCGCGGCGGTCTACCCGGGCCTGGACAAGCTCAACATCATGGGCCTGTCCTCACCGGACTCCGCGATCCTGTCCGCCGTCATCTTCAACGCGCTGATCATCATCGCCCTCGTGCCGCTCGCCCTGCGGGGTGTGCAGTACCGGCCGATGAGCGCCGACAAGATGCTGCGGCGCAACCTCGGGATCTACGGCATCGGCGGACTGATCGCCCCCTTCATCGGCATCAAGATCATCGACCTGCTCATCTCCCTCATCCCCGGAATCGGCTGA
- a CDS encoding response regulator yields the protein MTRVLVVEDDPQLVRALVINMQARHYGVDAAPDGATALRLAAARQPDVVVLDLGLPDMDGVEVIKALRGWTRVPVLVLSARRASEEKVAALDAGADDYITKPFSMDELLARLRAAVRRTEALPLAPETTVVTTDGFTVDLLAKKATRGGRDVRLTPTEWHLLEILVCSPGRLVTQKQLLQEVWGPSYGSKTNYLRVYMAQLRRKLEADPAHPRYLITEPGMGYRFES from the coding sequence ATGACCCGGGTGCTGGTGGTGGAGGACGATCCACAGCTCGTACGAGCCCTTGTGATCAACATGCAGGCCCGGCATTACGGAGTGGACGCGGCGCCGGACGGCGCCACCGCGCTCCGGCTGGCCGCCGCGCGCCAGCCCGACGTGGTGGTGCTCGACCTCGGTCTGCCCGACATGGACGGCGTCGAGGTGATCAAAGCGCTGCGCGGCTGGACCCGGGTGCCCGTCCTGGTCCTGTCCGCACGTCGCGCGTCCGAGGAGAAGGTCGCAGCCCTCGACGCGGGCGCCGACGACTACATTACCAAGCCGTTCAGCATGGACGAACTCCTGGCCCGGCTGCGCGCCGCCGTGCGTCGCACCGAGGCCCTGCCGCTGGCCCCCGAGACGACCGTGGTCACCACGGACGGCTTCACGGTCGACCTGCTGGCCAAGAAGGCGACCCGCGGCGGACGCGACGTACGCCTCACCCCGACGGAGTGGCATCTGCTGGAAATCCTGGTCTGCAGCCCCGGGCGCCTCGTCACACAGAAGCAGCTGCTCCAGGAGGTCTGGGGCCCCTCCTACGGAAGCAAGACCAACTATCTTCGGGTCTATATGGCGCAGCTGAGGCGCAAGCTCGAAGCTGACCCCGCCCACCCGCGCTATCTGATCACCGAGCCGGGAATGGGCTACCGCTTCGAGTCATGA
- the kdpC gene encoding potassium-transporting ATPase subunit KdpC, with protein MNNSVVNTGRMVWAALRMLLVLTVVTGVIYPLVVTGIGQLAFHDKANGSMVKVDGKEVGSKLIGQSWNIKGTDKPDPKWFQGRPSNSGYDPLSTGSSQLGASDPTLVKNVKAAKKQVAEFNDVPQSEVPKDAVTGSASAIDPDISKEYADIQVKRVAEHNGLTVAQVQKLVKDHTDGRTAGFLGEPTVNVLELNIALKELARN; from the coding sequence ATGAACAACTCCGTAGTCAACACCGGGCGCATGGTGTGGGCGGCGCTGCGCATGCTGCTCGTCCTCACGGTCGTGACCGGTGTCATCTATCCGCTGGTGGTGACCGGCATCGGACAACTCGCCTTCCACGACAAGGCCAACGGCTCGATGGTGAAGGTCGACGGCAAGGAGGTCGGCTCCAAGCTGATCGGCCAGAGCTGGAACATCAAGGGAACCGACAAGCCGGACCCGAAGTGGTTCCAGGGCCGCCCCTCCAACAGCGGCTACGACCCGCTGTCCACCGGCTCCAGCCAGCTCGGCGCCAGTGACCCGACCCTCGTCAAGAACGTCAAGGCGGCCAAGAAACAGGTCGCCGAGTTCAACGACGTACCGCAGTCCGAGGTCCCCAAGGACGCGGTCACCGGCTCCGCCTCGGCAATCGACCCGGACATCTCCAAGGAGTACGCGGACATCCAGGTCAAGCGGGTGGCCGAGCACAACGGTCTGACGGTCGCGCAGGTCCAAAAGCTGGTGAAGGACCACACCGACGGCCGCACGGCCGGGTTCCTTGGCGAGCCGACGGTCAACGTCCTCGAACTCAACATCGCGCTCAAGGAACTGGCCAGGAACTGA